From Luteitalea sp., the proteins below share one genomic window:
- a CDS encoding 1-acylglycerol-3-phosphate O-acyltransferase, with protein MRRPSRRCTRDSPSVSRTPSRPPRRLPRLARRTVHAPSHIETGRVPSLRRELGVSRLPPFHWWRTVCFLIPAISVYTIALGTLSIASSLVDRSGRFAHRCARIWSWLILATTGVDVRISGLERVDRQKTYVFAANHQSIYDIPILFSALPFEVRILAKDSLGRFPFLGWHLSRAGHVLVDRRNPGASVFRQVAQLMRAGVSLTVFPEGTRSVDGSLRLFKAGTFKMAIEHGLPVVPVAIHGSRFVMRKGNLMTCPGRVELELFDPIPTTDLSRDDARRLSGQVQQRIAAVVERTKG; from the coding sequence TTGCGCAGGCCCAGCAGGCGCTGCACCAGGGACAGTCCATCAGTCAGCCGAACGCCGAGCCGGCCTCCTCGCCGCCTTCCACGCCTCGCCCGTCGAACAGTCCACGCACCGAGTCATATCGAAACAGGACGCGTCCCGTCACTCAGACGTGAACTCGGCGTGAGTCGGCTTCCCCCGTTCCATTGGTGGCGCACCGTCTGCTTCCTGATTCCTGCCATCAGTGTCTACACCATTGCGCTGGGCACGCTGTCGATAGCCTCGTCGCTCGTTGACCGCAGTGGCCGGTTCGCGCATCGTTGCGCGCGCATCTGGTCTTGGCTGATTCTGGCCACGACGGGCGTGGATGTCCGGATATCGGGCCTGGAGCGGGTCGATCGGCAGAAGACGTACGTCTTTGCTGCAAACCATCAGAGCATTTACGACATTCCGATTCTCTTCTCGGCGCTGCCGTTCGAGGTACGTATTCTTGCGAAGGATTCCCTGGGCCGCTTCCCGTTTCTCGGTTGGCACCTGAGTCGCGCTGGGCACGTCCTCGTCGATCGGCGCAACCCCGGCGCGAGTGTCTTCCGCCAGGTGGCGCAGCTCATGCGGGCGGGGGTCTCGCTGACGGTCTTTCCGGAGGGGACGCGCAGCGTGGACGGCTCTCTGCGGCTTTTCAAGGCCGGCACGTTCAAGATGGCGATCGAGCATGGCTTGCCGGTCGTCCCGGTCGCCATTCACGGCAGCCGCTTCGTGATGCGAAAGGGCAACTTGATGACCTGCCCTGGTCGGGTGGAGCTCGAGCTCTTCGATCCTATTCCCACGACCGACCTGTCGCGCGACGATGCGCGCCGGCTGTCGGGGCA